In Pelodictyon luteolum DSM 273, the genomic stretch CGCACCCTCCGCGGCACCCTCAATCGTCTGCAGGCCCAACGAGCCAAGGACGGCACCCTCTACAACTGCTGGGGTGGAAGCAGCCAGCCCGGCAGCTACTCCTACCGGGGCCGGTGGGAACGGATCGACCAGATCCTTGTCTCAAAAGGCATGCTCTCCGGCCCCGGCATCCGCACCGATGAACCCGGTGCGTTCAGCTGCTTCTTCTTCCGCCCCATGTTCACAAAATCCGGGAAAAAGCCCTGGAGAACCTATGAGGGAGGAAAATACAGCGGCGGCTACAGCGACCATCTCCCCCTCCTGCTCAAAGTCGCCACCACGTCGCACCCGCACTGATTCCTGCGTACTTTTCCCCCGCAAAAAGAACCTTTCCGACTGGCCGATACAGTCCGTTAACAATCGTTATCTTGTTCTTTATAAAAAACTTATACGTACATTACTGCTAATTGATTCTTCCTCTCTCTCTCTCTCTTTTGCAACCGTAAACAAACCACCCATGATGAAAGTGCTCGTGGGCCGGATTCTGCCGGTTATGCTCATCCTCTTTGCCTCAGGGCCTCTTTCCGGAGCGGTCTACCACCTCCCCAAGGACTCTCTCTCGGTCTCGACGGCCGACCACAGCAAATTCCGGCAGCTGCAGCGGGAGTTCAAAAGCGGGCCCGAAGTCACAAAAGCCTGCCTTGAGTGCCACACCGAAGCTGCAAAACAGGTCCACCGCACCAAGCACTGGACCTGGGAAGTGCCGATGAAAGACGGCAAGATGCTCGGCAAGAAAAACGTGGTGAACAACTTCTGCATCTCCGTTGAAAGCAACGAAGCGCGATGCACGTCCTGCCATGTGGGGTACGGATGGAAAGACAAGCAGTTCGACTTCAGGAGCGAACAGAACGTCGACTGCCTCATCTGCCATGACGGAACCGGCACGTACCAAAAGCTGCCCGCCGGAGCCGGCCACCCCGCCTACGAGGCGACGGTGCAGGAAAAGAAGAAGTACCCCAAAGTAAACCTCTCCTACGTTGCCCGGAACGTGCAGAACCCGGACCGCCAGAACTGCGGCATCTGCCATTTTGAAGGCGGAGGGGCCGACGCGGTGAAGCACGGAGACCTGGACGGCTCACTCATAAAGGGGCCGCGTTCGCTCGACGTGCACATGGCGACGGGCAAAAACGAGCTGAACATGACCTGCGTCGACTGCCATAAAACCGAAGGACATCAGGTTCCCGGCAGCCGCTACACACCTATGGCTCGTGATACCCACGGCTTCGACTATCCCCTGGCCGACGACTTCCCGACATCCTGCGCCTCGTGCCACAGCCTCGAACCGCACCGGAAGAACAAGAAGCTCAACGACCATATCGACAAGGTGGCCTGCCAGACATGCCATATCCCCCATATCGCAAAAGAGCGCCCGACGAAAATGTGGTGGGACTGGTCGAAGGCGGGCAAGTTCGACGAAAAGGGAAAAATGATCACGAAAAAGGACGCTGCCGGCATGCCGACCTACGTCACCAAAAAGGGCGAGTTCCGCTGGGAGAAAAACGCTCGGCCCGAGTACCGCTGGTTCAATGGCGAAATGAACTACGTGACATTCCACACCACCATCAACGACAAAGGAGTGGTGTCGGTCAACCGTCCCTCCGGCATGACCGGCGATACACTTTCCCGCATATGGCCCTTCAAGGTGCACCGCGGGCTCCAGCCCTACGACACGGAGCTGAAGCACTTCGTCAAGCCGAAACTCTTCGGCCCGAAAGGCTCCGGCGCCTACTGGTCGGACTTCGACTGGAAGCGCTCGATAGAAGCGGGCATGAGGGAGTCCGGGCTTAAGTACAGCGGCAGCTACGGGTTCGTAGAAACCGAAATGTTCTGGCCGATTTCGCACATGGTTTCACCTAAAGAAGATGCGCTCGGCTGCGTGGAGTGCCACGCCCGCGGAGGACGGCTTGAAAACCTCTCGGGATTCTACCTTCCCGGCCGAGATGTCAACCTGTTCGTTGAAATCATCGGACTCCTCGTCACCGTCGGCTCACTGGGAGGAGTCATCATCCACAGCATCGTGCGCTACTACACCACAAAAAAACACAAGGAACGGGAGGAGAGAGCATGAGGAAAATCTATCTGTATGCACGGTTTCAGCGCTTCTGGCACTGGATGCAGGCCCTCATCATCTTCGGCCTTCTCTTCACGGGAATGGAGGTTCACGGGCTCTTCAAGATCATGGGCTACGAAGCGGCATTCCATGTGCACAACTTTTTTGCCGTCGCGCTTTTGAGCTTCATTGTCCTGGCCTTCTTCTGGTACATCACCACCGGTGACTTCCGCCAGTACCTGACGGAGGGCAACCTGGTCGAGAAGATCCTCATGCAGGCCCGCTATTATGTCATCGGGATCTTCCGCAACGAGCCGCACCCGTTCAAGAAAAACGAGATCTCCCGGCTGAACCCGCTGCAGCGTATCACCTATCTCGGCCTCACGCTTGTCGGCCTGCCGCTGCAGATCATTTTCGGGTTCATCTACTACTACTTCAATGAGCTGGTAGACCTCGGCATGAACCCGGCATGGCTCGAGCCGGTGGCCCACATCCACACGCTCCTTGCCTACCTGCTCATCGGGTTCGTGGTGATGCACGTCTACATGACCACCACCGGCCACACCGTCACCTCCAACATCAAGGCCATGATCACCGGCTGGGAAGAGGTGGAGGACTAGGAGGCGTAACAGTAGAGGCAGCGGTGGCTGCAGGTTCCATAGGTTCCAATGTCCCGGCTTGGCGCACACCCGCACTGGTGGCGCTGGCCGGGATCTTTTTTTCTCCCTCCTTCCCTATTCCGCCCGAGCCCAAGGTCCAGCTGAGCACGGCCCGAAATCCGGAGGAGCAGATCCCTGTCGACGCAGCTGGCGGGGCGTACGCCCGCCTGCGACAGGTCCAGCGCCTCGGCGCAGGCGGAAAGCTCCATACCGCACTCCGCGGCAATACGGGCACAGCCTCCCGCAACAGCCTCCATCGCTGCAGCATCCAGCTCAAGCGTTCCCAGAGCCTGCATCGCCCGCTGTGTCTTGCGGTACCGGTCGACGAAGCTGATGATGGCGTGCCGGGTATAACCCGAGAGCTCACGGGCGAAGTGAGCGAACGATTCCAGATGCCACTGGACGTCCATCCGTGCGGTAAGGATCACGGGATCGTACCGCCAGATAACCCGTTCAGGACCGAGATGCTCTGACAGGCACCGGAACCGGTCCACGAGAAGCGGCTTCGGAGGAAGGCACGGCTCGATGTCGGTGCCGTAGGGGGTGAGGGTGAAGAGGAAGTAGTAGGGGTAGCCCATGCGGTCCAGCTCCGGGAGGAAGGGCATGAAGGGGCCTGGATCTTTCGTCCAGAACACGATGCCCTCAAGGGCATCGGGGTTGAGGGCAATGCGGCTCACCTGGCTCGGCCGCATGGGATTGGGAACCAGCACCTCACCCGCTCGCAGGCACTCCATAAACCACTCCCCGTGGCATGCCGGTATGTCGGTCCGGCGGCTTGCGCTGATGATCACCTGTGAGCGGGAGCGGGTGGGGCCTGCGGTGCGGAGGGAACCCGGAGGATCTCCTCCCAGGAAGTGGTGTAGCGTGGGGAGATGTGCCGGCAAAGCGGCTCCCAGGCCCGGGAGTCCTCCGCGGCAAGGCGGATGCTGCCGTTTCCGTAGCGGAGGTTGACCTGTTCCATGACCTGCTGGAGCGCTTCAGCTCTCCCCTCACCCTCGTCGCCGAAGAGCAGGAATGACTCTCCCGGAGGGTTCTTCGGAGCAATGGCTCCGAGAAGCACACCGGCTTTCCGGTACGGGTGGCCGCCCTGGTAGATCGCCTCGAGCACCCGGGAGGCGGCCGTGACGAGCGTCATGGCATCGTCGGCCGCACGGGGAAGAGAGACGGTGCGTGAGGCCTCGCGCCGGAGAGCGGAAGCGGCAAACGGGCTCGTGGAGATGAAGACGGTGAGAAGCGAGGCCGTCGAGCCCTCACGGCGAAGCTTCGAAGCGGCCCGGGAAGCGAAGCTTGCAACAGCCTCTTGCAGTTCCTCAACCGAGAAAACGTTCCGGCCGAACGAACGGGAGGTGCAGATGGTCTGTTTCATGGGCCGGACAAGCTCCAGCGGGAGACATCGGTGCCCCTGGAGCTCAGCCTGTACCTTTGCGCCGGTGACCCCGAGCAGCCGGCGCACAAGCGCGGGAGGCATACCGGCAAAGTCGGCTGCGGTTTGAATACCCTGCAAAGCGAGTTTCAGGCTCCACTGCCGACCGATACCCCAGACATCCTCCAGATGGGTGGATGCAAGGGCACGGCGCACCCGGTCCGCCCCCTCAAGCATGAGCACGCCGCCGCACGAGGGGTCTTTCTTGGCCGCCTTCGCTGCAAGTTTGGCGAGGGTCTTGGTATGGGCGATGCCGATGCTGACGGGGATACCGGTGTGTTTGAGCACGGTGCGTCGCATGAGGGCCGCATGCTCCCTGAGGCCGAAACGCCGGAACCCGGAGAGGTCGAAAAAAGCCTCGTCGATAGAATAGCGCTCCTGCTCCGGAGCCATGGCCCCGAGGGTGTTCATCACCCGTGAAGACATGTCACCGTAGAGGGGGTAGTTGGAAGAAAAGACTGCGACGCCGTGGCGGCCAATCACATCCCGGCACCGGAACAGCGGAGTACCCATCGCTATGCCAAGCGCTTTCGACTCCTCGGAGCGGGCGATGACGCAGCCGTCATTGTTGGAAAGCACCACCACCGGCCGCCCACAAAGCATGGGGTTGAAGACCCGCTCGCAGGACACATAGAAGTTGTTGCAGTCGGCAAGGGCGAACATAAGCGCTCCCCGTTCAGCGGGACTTGTGGATGACATAGGTGACGATACCCCACACCTGGAAATCGCTCTCCTCGCCGATCCGGATGGGGCTGTATGCGCTGTTTTCAGGCATGAGCATGAGCACCCCGTCATCCATGGCAATGCGCTTGACGGTGAACTCCCCATCCAGAAAACAGAGCGCGATGTCGCCCTCCTTCGCATCCAGGGAGCGGTCGATGACAAGGATGTCGCCTTCGGCGATGCCGGCCTCGATCATCGAACTCCCCTTCACCCGCGCATAGAAGGTTGCATCGGGGTGGCGGACGAGGGCCCGGTTGAGGTCAAGGGTAACTTCGAGATGATCCTCGGCCGGCGAGGGAAACCCTGCCGAAACAGCCGTTTCAGCCAAAGGAAGCGGCAGCGGAACCGAGAGGTCGGCCCGATAGAAATCAAGGAAAAGAGTATGGTGTATGCTGCTTAGTCGCATGAGGGTTAATAAACGAAACATTCCAGGAGCCGGCAAGAAAAGTAGCAGAGAACCCGCCCGGAGGGGGGGCTCCCATATACCCTTATGATACGCCATATCGAAAGAATTATCAGAATCGGAACCGTGAATAACGCCCCGGAGCCCGCCCTGAAGTTTGCAGTCCGCTTCATAAATCGTAAATTTCATCTTTACTATGACTTAGACTCCATCATAAGCCGGCACGCCGGTCCTGTTCTTTGGCCTTTTGCAGCATCGGCTTCCCTGAAGCCCGGATCTACTGTTCCTCACACCGGAACAGTGGATTTCGCACGTTCGCACGTTCGCACGTTCAAACATCCAACAAAAAAAAAGCCATGGACAATTCAACTGTGCTGTACGCAATTCCTCTCACCGGAGTACTTGCGCTGCTGTATGCCTTGTTCAAAGCCTCCTGGATTTCAAAGCAGCCGGAAGGTACTGAAAAAATGTCGACCATCGCCGGGCACATCGCCGACGGGGCCATTGCGTTCCTGAAGCGCGAGTACAAGGTCCTCGTCATCTTCGTCGCATCGGTTGCAGTTCTTCTCGCCTTCGCCAACAGCGGCAGAGAGGGTACATCCCCGATCATCGCCGTGAGCTTCGTCGTCGGAGCGTTCTGTTCCGCTTTGGCCGGATACTTCGGTATGAGGGTGGCGACGAAAGCCAATGTGCGCACCACCCATGCTGCAAGAACAGGCCTCGGAGAGGCACTCAACATCGCCTTTTCGGGCGGTCTCGTCATGGGGCTTTCCGTCGTCGGACTTGGCATCATCGGCCTGTCCGGACTCTTCATCATCTACAGCCAGATGTTCACGGACATGGCTGAAGTCATCAACCTCATATCCGGCTTTTCGCTCGGAGCATCTTCCATCGCGCTCTTTGCCCGCGTGGGTGGAGGCATCTACACCAAGGCGGCCGATGTCGGTGCCGACCTGGCAGGAAAGGTCTATGAAGGCATCCCGGAAGACGACCCCCGCAACCCCGCCACCATTGCCGACAACGTGGGCGACAATGTGGGTGACGTGGCCGGCATGGGCGCCGACCTTTTTGAGAGCTATGTAGGCTCGATCATCGGAACCATGGTGCTCGGTGCCGCGTTCATCCCCGTATTCAACAGTATCGGGTTCCCCAACCCCATCGCCGCCGTCATGCTTCCGCTGGTGCTTGCCGCAGTCGGCATCCTGGTCTCCATCGCCGGATCGTTCCTCGTGAAGGTGAAAGAGGGAGGCAACCCGCAGACCGGCCTCAACATGGGCGAGTTCGGAGCATCCATCGTCATGGCGGTGCTCAGCTACTTCCTCATCACAGCATACCTCCCCGCAAGCTGGACGGCTGAGGGCATCGTCTACAGCTCGCTGAATGTTTTCTATGCCGTCATCATCGGTCTGGCCGCAGGCGTCATGATCGGCCTCATCACCGAGTACTACTGCTCCACCGACAAGGCTCCGGTCATCGGCATCGCCCGCCAGAGCATCACCGGTGCGGCAACAACCATCATTGCAGGCCTCGGCGTCGGCATGATGTCGACGGCCCTTCCCGTCCTCGTGCTTGCTGCAGCAATCGTCGCCTCGCACTATTTTGCAGGCCTCTACGGCATCGCCATCGCAGCCCTCGGCATGCTCTCCGTCACCGGCATCCAGCTGGCCGTCGATGCCTACGGACCGATTTCCGACAACGCCGGCGGCATCGCCGAAATGGCAGGGCTCCCGGCCGAAGTGCGTGAACGGACCGACAAGCTTGACGCAGTCGGAAACACCACCGCCGCCATAGGCAAAGGCTTTGCCATCGGCAGCGCAGCCCTGACGGCCCTGGCCCTCTTCGCTGCTTACCGCCAGCAGGCCCACATCACCTCTCTCGACATCGCAGAGCCGATCATCATGGCAGGCCTGCTGATCGGTGCCATGCTGCCGTTCGTATTCAGCGCCATGGCCATGGGAGCGGTAGGGCGCGCAGCAAGCGACATGATCAACGAAGTCGGCCGCCAGTTCCGTGAAATCCCCGGCCTGCGCGAAGGAACTGCTCCTGCAGAGTTTGCGCACTGCGTCGACATCTCCACCAAGGCAGCCATCCGCGAAATGATCCTTCCCGGCCTCATGGGCGTGCTCGTTCCTGTAGTGGTCGGGTTCATATCCAAGGACATGCTCGGCGGTCTGCTTGCCGGCGTGACCTCATCGGGCGTGCTGATGGCCATCTTCCAGTCGAACGCCGGCGGTGCATGGGACAATGCCAAGAAACGCATCGAGGGCAAGATCGAGTTCGACGGAGTGGTTTACGGTAAAGGGTCCGATACCCACAAGGCCGCCGTTGTCGGCGACACGGTGGGCGACCCGCTCAAGGATACCAGCGGCCCGAGCCTCAACATTCTTATGAAGCTGATTGCGGTTGTGGCGCTCGTGATTGCCCCGCTGCTTTGATAACTCGGCAGCTTTTCGTACCATTGGACGGCCTTCAAATGAAGGCCGTCCCTGTTTTCACCCTCTCTCTGAAGGTCTCAAGCAATGAAACTCATCATCGGCCTCGGGAACCCTGAATCCCGTTACAACAATACCCGTCACAACATCGGCTTCGACCTTGTCGACAGCCTCGCCGCCGCGTTCGGCTCATCGTTCAGCTCCGGAAAGGGAAAATACCTTGCCGCAAAGATCACGCACCGTCAAGAGACCTTGATGCTCATCAAGCCGACCACCTACATGAACCTCTCGGGCCATGCCGTTGTGGCAGCAATGAACTTCCACAAGGTACAGAAGAACGACATCCTCGTCGTCTGCGATGACCTCAACCTCCCCTCCGGCACCATGCGCCTGCGCGCAAAAGGCTCGGCCGGCGGCCAGAACGGCCTGAAGCATATCATCGAATCGCTCGGAAGCGACGAGTTCGCGCGCCTTCGCATCGGCATCCGCCTTGGAGAGATGCCGCCGGGGTCGTTTTCGTCGTTTGTGCTGGGAAAATTCAGTGCGGAAGAGCGGGTTGTGATGGACCGGACACTCGAATCATGCCGGGAAGCCGTTCTGGACTTTGCCAAAAACGGCATCGAGCACGCCATGAACCACTACAACAAGTCGGCAGAATAACTTCAGAATGATTGCAGAATGATTGCAGAATGACGCGCTCTCTCGTTCAGCAGGCAACGAGGCATGCGGGTGCAGCTTCCTCGATCCCGGCAACCGCATCCATACCTCCTGATATCTCCTGAAGGAACATGATTGCCCGGTGGTTGAATTCGACGGGCTGGTCGACGTTGCAGACATGGCCGCTGTTGGTGATGACCTGCAGAAAAGAGTTGGTATGCCGGGTAATGATGATGCGGACCGCCGGCAGGAACATATGGTCCTCCTCCCCCATCAGGTAGAGGGTGGGGATGCCGGTATCCTTTTCCTCAAAGTACCGCAGGAGCGGTGTGAGCTCATAGGTGAGCCGGAACCAGCGCATGAACTCTTTCTGCGCCACCTTTTTCGCCTCGTTCACAAAGAGCAGGCGCGACTTCTTGTGGCGCTCCCGCGGCATGATGATCCAGGC encodes the following:
- a CDS encoding tetrathionate reductase family octaheme c-type cytochrome — protein: MMKVLVGRILPVMLILFASGPLSGAVYHLPKDSLSVSTADHSKFRQLQREFKSGPEVTKACLECHTEAAKQVHRTKHWTWEVPMKDGKMLGKKNVVNNFCISVESNEARCTSCHVGYGWKDKQFDFRSEQNVDCLICHDGTGTYQKLPAGAGHPAYEATVQEKKKYPKVNLSYVARNVQNPDRQNCGICHFEGGGADAVKHGDLDGSLIKGPRSLDVHMATGKNELNMTCVDCHKTEGHQVPGSRYTPMARDTHGFDYPLADDFPTSCASCHSLEPHRKNKKLNDHIDKVACQTCHIPHIAKERPTKMWWDWSKAGKFDEKGKMITKKDAAGMPTYVTKKGEFRWEKNARPEYRWFNGEMNYVTFHTTINDKGVVSVNRPSGMTGDTLSRIWPFKVHRGLQPYDTELKHFVKPKLFGPKGSGAYWSDFDWKRSIEAGMRESGLKYSGSYGFVETEMFWPISHMVSPKEDALGCVECHARGGRLENLSGFYLPGRDVNLFVEIIGLLVTVGSLGGVIIHSIVRYYTTKKHKEREERA
- a CDS encoding Y-family DNA polymerase, translated to MSSTSPAERGALMFALADCNNFYVSCERVFNPMLCGRPVVVLSNNDGCVIARSEESKALGIAMGTPLFRCRDVIGRHGVAVFSSNYPLYGDMSSRVMNTLGAMAPEQERYSIDEAFFDLSGFRRFGLREHAALMRRTVLKHTGIPVSIGIAHTKTLAKLAAKAAKKDPSCGGVLMLEGADRVRRALASTHLEDVWGIGRQWSLKLALQGIQTAADFAGMPPALVRRLLGVTGAKVQAELQGHRCLPLELVRPMKQTICTSRSFGRNVFSVEELQEAVASFASRAASKLRREGSTASLLTVFISTSPFAASALRREASRTVSLPRAADDAMTLVTAASRVLEAIYQGGHPYRKAGVLLGAIAPKNPPGESFLLFGDEGEGRAEALQQVMEQVNLRYGNGSIRLAAEDSRAWEPLCRHISPRYTTSWEEILRVPSAPQAPPAPAHR
- a CDS encoding LexA family protein yields the protein MRLSSIHHTLFLDFYRADLSVPLPLPLAETAVSAGFPSPAEDHLEVTLDLNRALVRHPDATFYARVKGSSMIEAGIAEGDILVIDRSLDAKEGDIALCFLDGEFTVKRIAMDDGVLMLMPENSAYSPIRIGEESDFQVWGIVTYVIHKSR
- the pth gene encoding aminoacyl-tRNA hydrolase, which translates into the protein MKLIIGLGNPESRYNNTRHNIGFDLVDSLAAAFGSSFSSGKGKYLAAKITHRQETLMLIKPTTYMNLSGHAVVAAMNFHKVQKNDILVVCDDLNLPSGTMRLRAKGSAGGQNGLKHIIESLGSDEFARLRIGIRLGEMPPGSFSSFVLGKFSAEERVVMDRTLESCREAVLDFAKNGIEHAMNHYNKSAE
- a CDS encoding DUF1848 domain-containing protein; the encoded protein is MIISASRRTDIPACHGEWFMECLRAGEVLVPNPMRPSQVSRIALNPDALEGIVFWTKDPGPFMPFLPELDRMGYPYYFLFTLTPYGTDIEPCLPPKPLLVDRFRCLSEHLGPERVIWRYDPVILTARMDVQWHLESFAHFARELSGYTRHAIISFVDRYRKTQRAMQALGTLELDAAAMEAVAGGCARIAAECGMELSACAEALDLSQAGVRPASCVDRDLLLRISGRAQLDLGLGRNREGGRKKDPGQRHQCGCAPSRDIGTYGTCSHRCLYCYAS
- a CDS encoding cytochrome b/b6 domain-containing protein; its protein translation is MRKIYLYARFQRFWHWMQALIIFGLLFTGMEVHGLFKIMGYEAAFHVHNFFAVALLSFIVLAFFWYITTGDFRQYLTEGNLVEKILMQARYYVIGIFRNEPHPFKKNEISRLNPLQRITYLGLTLVGLPLQIIFGFIYYYFNELVDLGMNPAWLEPVAHIHTLLAYLLIGFVVMHVYMTTTGHTVTSNIKAMITGWEEVED
- a CDS encoding sodium-translocating pyrophosphatase, whose amino-acid sequence is MDNSTVLYAIPLTGVLALLYALFKASWISKQPEGTEKMSTIAGHIADGAIAFLKREYKVLVIFVASVAVLLAFANSGREGTSPIIAVSFVVGAFCSALAGYFGMRVATKANVRTTHAARTGLGEALNIAFSGGLVMGLSVVGLGIIGLSGLFIIYSQMFTDMAEVINLISGFSLGASSIALFARVGGGIYTKAADVGADLAGKVYEGIPEDDPRNPATIADNVGDNVGDVAGMGADLFESYVGSIIGTMVLGAAFIPVFNSIGFPNPIAAVMLPLVLAAVGILVSIAGSFLVKVKEGGNPQTGLNMGEFGASIVMAVLSYFLITAYLPASWTAEGIVYSSLNVFYAVIIGLAAGVMIGLITEYYCSTDKAPVIGIARQSITGAATTIIAGLGVGMMSTALPVLVLAAAIVASHYFAGLYGIAIAALGMLSVTGIQLAVDAYGPISDNAGGIAEMAGLPAEVRERTDKLDAVGNTTAAIGKGFAIGSAALTALALFAAYRQQAHITSLDIAEPIIMAGLLIGAMLPFVFSAMAMGAVGRAASDMINEVGRQFREIPGLREGTAPAEFAHCVDISTKAAIREMILPGLMGVLVPVVVGFISKDMLGGLLAGVTSSGVLMAIFQSNAGGAWDNAKKRIEGKIEFDGVVYGKGSDTHKAAVVGDTVGDPLKDTSGPSLNILMKLIAVVALVIAPLL